A single genomic interval of Zingiber officinale cultivar Zhangliang chromosome 4A, Zo_v1.1, whole genome shotgun sequence harbors:
- the LOC121972555 gene encoding G-type lectin S-receptor-like serine/threonine-protein kinase At4g27290, whose product MAKIQAPAVATDINDDGKIEIVIVDTHGNVAAWTAQGEEIWEVYLKSLIPQMQRFLSQFLKTVSLTLSLLVPSSSSGDLNAMIQSSSLVNGQTLRSTGELFQLGFFNPDNSSAKGYLGIWYCNLTPQEGTVVWIANRNKSVNTSMASFNLTSDGNLILFEEDRIVWSTGTRSTGLNYSRLHLLDSGNLMLNDSNSINLWQSFDHPGDSQTYLPGMKLGFNFRTNTSRRQVSWRSPEDPSPGDYTHVVLALAIPDIVILKGSAKTHRGGPWNGYGFVGYPMMASRPQASSISFTFVYNQNEIYIMANYTDSPTPVLSRSVLCANGTIQRWRLDRGDKGEWQLLWKIPEDDCDMYNHCGRNSVCTWNYYTVNCDCLDGFINIVENGSSEAGWCEREKPLNCSSNNQFTKVSNVKVPDTENATARGNMSLDECKTWCLNDCSCVAYALFSGDDGSCITWPGDLLDLRAFVVGGNDLYVRLAGEHLLDHPRTDHKDQHEIRGAESLLFDLVAIRIATDNFSDGNKLGEGGFGPVYKGTLANGEHVAVKRLSRSSGQGLDELKNEVFLVAKLRHRNLVKLLGCCLESEEKLLVYSYLANTSLDKFLFDNSKRKQLDWTTRFKIIEGISRGLLYLHEDSPLKIIHRDLKASNILLDANMDPKISDFGLAKLFGADETQGNTKRIAGTLYWIYGIGICHAWALLN is encoded by the exons ATGCAGCGCTTTCTTTCTCAGTTCCTGAAAACAGTGTCATTAACGCTCTCCCTTCTCGTCCCGTCCTCATCTTCCG GAGATCTTAATGCAATGATCCAGAGCAGTTCACTTGTGAATGGCCAGACGTTGAGATCGACAGGAGAGTTGTTCCAACTGGGTTTCTTCAATCCAGATAATAGTTCAGCGAAGGGATACTTAGGAATCTGGTACTGCAATCTCACACCGCAAGAAGGCACTGTAGTATGGATCGCCAATCGAAACAAGTCTGTCAACACATCCATGGCATCCTTCAACCTCACTTCCGATGGAAATCTAATCTTATTTGAGGAAGACAGAATTGTTTGGTCGACGGGAACGAGATCCACAGGACTAAATTATTCACGCTTGCATCTTTTAGATTCTGGAAACCTCATGCTGAACGACAGCAACTCGATTAATCTATGGCAGAGCTTCGACCACCCAGGCGACAGCCAGACGTATCTCCCAGGCATGAAGCTCGGATTTAACTTCCGGACCAATACTTCACGGCGGCAAGTGTCATGGAGGAGCCCCGAGGATCCTTCTCCAGGAGACTACACCCACGTGGTTCTTGCTTTAGCTATTCCGGATATTGTTATCTTGAAAGGATCCGCCAAAACCCATCGAGGCGGCCCATGGAACGGATATGGTTTCGTCGGCTATCCAATGATGGCGAGCAGACCTCAGGCGAGCTCAATAAGTTTCACGTTTGTGTACAACCAGAATGAGATATACATTATGGCTAATTACACGGACTCGCCGACGCCTGTGCTGTCCCGGTCGGTGTTGTGTGCCAATGGAACCATCCAGCGTTGGCGTCTAGACAGGGGTGACAAGGGAGAGTGGCAACTTCTTTGGAAGATTCCGGAGGACGACTGTGATATGTACAATCACTGCGGCCGCAATAGTGTGTGCACCTGGAACTACTATACCGTCAACTGCGATTGCTTGGACGGGTTCATAAACATTGTCGAGAACGGAAGTAGCGAGGCCGGGTGGTGCGAGAGGGAGAAGCCTTTGAATTGCTCGTCGAACAACCAGTTTACCAAGGTGTCCAACGTGAAGGTGCCCGACACTGAGAACGCTACAGCACGAGGAAACATGAGTCTCGATGAATGCAAGACTTGGTGCTTGAATGATTGCTCCTGCGTGGCGTATGCGCTGTTCAGCGGGGATGATGGATCATGCATCACTTGGCCtggtgatcttctggatctgagGGCTTTTGTCGTTGGAGGAAATGATTTATACGTTCGGCTCGCAGGAGAACATCTGCTGGATCATCCAA GAACAGATCATAAAGATCAACATGAAATAAGAGGTGCAGAATCTCTATTGTTTGATCTAGTGGCTATTAGGATAGCTACGGACAACTTCTCTGATGGAAACAAACTAGGAGAAGGAGGATTTGGGCCTGTTTATAAG GGAACGTTGGCAAACGGAGAGCATGTAGCAGTAAAAAGACTTTCAAGAAGCTCAGGACAAGGACTAGATGAGTTGAAAAATGAAGTGTTTCTAGTTGCAAAACTTCGACACAGAAACCTCGTGAAGCTATTGGGTTGTTGCTTAGAATCAGAGGAGAAACTACTCGTTTATAGTTACCTTGCTAATACAAGTCTTGACAAGTTTTTGTTTG ATAATTCAAAGAGAAAGCAGTTGGATTGGACAACAAGATTTAAGATCATTGAGGGCATCAGTCGAGGACTTCTTTATCTTCATGAAGATTCGCCACTAAAAATCATTCATCGGGACTTAAAAGCTAGTAACATTTTATTAGATGCAAACATGGATCCTAAAATTTCGGATTTTGGTCTTGCGAAGCTTTTTGGTGCAGATGAAACCCAAGGAAACACTAAAAGAATTGCCGGAACATTGTAC TGGATATATGGCATCGGAATATGCCATGCATGGGCTCTTCTCAATTAA